The Sesamum indicum cultivar Zhongzhi No. 13 linkage group LG6, S_indicum_v1.0, whole genome shotgun sequence genome has a segment encoding these proteins:
- the LOC105164201 gene encoding uncharacterized protein LOC105164201 isoform X2, with protein sequence MAATNATTAAAVETSAVSSDELAAKAAHKRFEGLVMVRTKAIKGKGAWYWAHLEPILVHNSDTGLPKAVKLRCSLCDAVFSASNPSRTASEHLKRGTCPNFASVPKPISSVPSSCSVSIASVPHTASISPSSPQPPHNHRKRSSGSRGGGGGGGGGNANSGGNVTSLPAHHVVTPLAIVDPSRFTVDLAYPPVVSFASSSVIIASASASPGGGGGCGLYGHQQQQQLVLSGGKEDLGALAMLEDSVKRLKSPKASAGPTLNKAQIDSALDFLADWVYECCGSVSFSSLEHPKFKAFLTQVGLPAISRRELVWSRLDGKYEEARAESEAKIRDAMFFQIAADGWKSKDHDHVGEENCVQLAVNLPNGTSVFRRAVFTTGYVPSKYAEEIMWETITEICGNAVQQCVGIVSDKFKAKALRNLENQHHWMVNICCQYQGFNSLIKDFGKELPLFKNVTDNCLKLTNFINNKSQIRHSFHKYQLQEYGHAGLLKVPLRGCERSDFGPVYAMVEDILSSARALQLVLLDESYKIVLLEEPVAREIEEMMRNPHFWNELEAVNCLVKLIKAMAQEIEMEKPRVGQCLPLWEELRVKVKDWCSKFHIVEGPVEKIINRRFKKNYHPSWAAAFVLDPLYLIRDTSGKYLPPFKCLTPDQEKDVDKLITRLVSREEAHIALMELMKWRTEGLDPVYAQAVQLKQRDPNTGKMKIANPQSSRLVWETHLTEFKALGKVAVRLIFLHATSCVFRCSWSLLKWASIHSHSRVGRDRAQKLVFISAHSKMEKREFPNDEDKDAELFAMENGAFDSDIIRLARPP encoded by the exons ATGGCGGCAACGAACGCCACCACTGCAGCTGCGGTGGAGACCTCCGCCGTGTCCTCCGATGAGCTTGCTGCGAAGGCGGCGCATAAGAGGTTCGAAGGCTTGGTCATGGTACGGACGAAGGCAATTAAGGGCAAAGGCGCGTGGTACTGGGCGCACCTTGAGCCGATTCTCGTGCATAATTCTGATACCGGCTTGCCCAAGGCGGTGAAGCTCAGGTGCTCCTTGTGCGACGCCGTTTTCTCCGCCTCTAATCCGTCGAGGACCGCCTCCGAGCATCTCAAGAGGGGCACCTGCCCGAATTTCGCTTCCGTGCCCAAGCCCATTTCATCGGTGCCTTCGTCTTGTTCTGTTTCTATTGCAAGCGTGCCGCACACTGCTAGTATTTCTCCTTCTTCTCCGCAGCCGCCCCATAACCACCGGAAGCGCAGTTCGGGAAGTCgaggcggcggcggcggcggcggcggaggGAATGCGAATTCCGGTGGCAATGTTACGTCATTACCAGCTCATCATGTTGTTACGCCTTTGGCTATTGTTGACCCTTCTAGATTCACAGTGGATTTAGCGTATCCACCAGTGGTTTCATTCGCTAGTAGTAGTGTTATTATTGCATCTGCTAGTGCGAGTCCCGGCGGCGGCGGTGGTTGCGGTTTGTATGGGCatcaacagcagcagcagttgGTTTTGTCAGGCGGAAAAGAAGATTTGGGAGCTTTAGCAATGTTAGAAGATAGTGTAAAGAGGCTGAAGAGTCCCAAAGCATCTGCTGGACCGACATTGAACAAAGCACAGATTGATTCTGCACTTGATTTTCTTGCTGATTGGGTCTACGAGTGTTGTGGGTCGGTGTCATTTTCAAGCCTTGAACATCCCAAATTCAAGGCATTTCTCACCCAGGTCGGACTACCAGCGATTTCAAGAAGAGAGCTTGTCTGGTCAAGATTAGATGGTAAGTACGAGGAGGCCAGAGCTGAATCCGAGGCCAAAATTCGCGACGCTATGTTCTTTCAGATTGCTGCTGATGGTTGGAAGTCAAAGGATCATGATCATGTGGGGGAGGAGAACTGTGTGCAGTTGGCAGTGAATCTTCCGAATGGAACTAGTGTGTTCAGGAGGGCTGTTTTTACTACTGGTTATGTCCCGTCAAAATATGCAGAGGAGATCATGTGGGAGACCATCACTGAAATTTGTGGGAACGCAGTCCAGCAATGTGTGGGGATAGTTTCAGACAAGTTTAAGGCCAAGGCATTGAGAAATTTAGAGAATCAACATCATTGGATGGTTAACATTTGCTGTCAGTATCAAGGATTCAACAGTCTGATTAAGGACTTCGGTAAGGAGCTTCCCTTGTTCAAGAACGTGACTGACAATTGcttaaaattgacaaatttcatcaacaataAGTCTCAAATTCGGCATAGTTTTCACAAGTATCAACTTCAGGAATACGGGCATGCTGGCTTATTGAAAGTACCGTTGCGAGGCTGTGAAAGATCAGATTTTGGGCCTGTTTACGCAATGGTAGAGGATATATTGAGCTCAGCCCGGGCTCTTCAGTTAGTACTGTTAGATGAATCATACAAGATAGTGTTGTTGGAGGAGCCGGTTGCCAGAGAAATCGAAGAAATGATGAGGAATCCGCATTTTTGGAACGAACTAGAAGCAGTGAATTGTCTAGTTAAGTTAATCAAAGCAATGGCTCAAGAAATCGAGATGGAGAAGCCACGAGTTGGTCAGTGCCTGCCGCTCTGGGAAGAGCTTCGCGTGAAAGTGAAGGACTGGTGCTCTAAGTTTCACATCGTTGAAGGACCTGTGGAAAAGATAATCAACAGAAGATTCAAGAAGAACTATCATCCATCTTGGGCTGCTGCATTTGTACTCGATCCACTTTATCTGATCAGGGACACCAGTGGGAAGTACTTACCACCATTTAAATGCTTGACCCCTGATCAAGAGAAGGATGTCGACAAACTTATAACTCGACTCGTGTCGAGGGAAGAGGCTCACATTGCACTCATGGAGCTCATGAAGTGGAGAACAGAAGGGCTTGATCCAGTTTATGCTCAAGCTGTGCAACTAAAGCAGAGGGATCCTAATACAGGCAAAATGAAGATTGCCAATCCCCAAAGCAGCAGGCTTGTGTGGGAAACTCACCTAACTGAGTTTAAGGCGTTAGGGAAGGTAGCAGTTAGGCTGATTTTCCTTCATGCAACTTCATGCGTTTTCAGATGCAGCTGGTCTTTGCTGAAATGGGCTAGTATTCATTCTCATTCGAGGGTGGGAAGGGATCGGGCCCAAAAGTTAGTATTCATTTCTGCACATTCGAAGATGGAAAAGCGGGAATTCCCCAATGATGAAGACAAGGATGCAGAGCTTTTTGCCATGGAAAATG GAGCATTTGATTCCGACATCATTAGACTTGCAAGACCGCCATGA
- the LOC105164202 gene encoding deoxyribodipyrimidine photo-lyase, whose product MSSSIPAVQPGRIRVLKQGADPKAAGPVVYWMFRDQRLRDNWALIHAVHQANKWEVPVAIAFNLFHQFKGAKARQLGFMLRGLKKLHSDLQSTLEVPFFLFQGEAVDTIPSFLNECGASLLVTDFSPLREVRQWKEEMCKRVNGSVSIHEVDAHNVVPVWVASDKVEYGARTIRGKINKKLPEYLIDFPEHITPKRKWASPSNFIDWDNLIARIVRQGAEVPELEWCQPGEQAALDVLMGDKNGFLKVRVKNYFSDRNNPLKPKALSGLSPYLHFGQISAQRCALEARKVRKLYPQAIDAFLEELIVRRELADNFCFYQPHYDSLQGAWEWARKTLMDHASDKREHIYTREQLEKAQTADPLWNASQLEMVHYGKMHGFMRMYWAKKILEWTSGPAEALATAIYLNDKYQIDGRDPNGYVGCMWSICGLHDQGWQERPVFGKIRYMNYAGCKRKFDVDGYIAYIKRIVSECKKRKAEQPLVNNKAKELRS is encoded by the exons ATGTCTTCCTCAATCCCTGCCGTCCAGCCGGGTAGGATCAGGGTCCTGAAGCAAGGTGCGGATCCGAAGGCCGCGGGCCCGGTCGTGTACTGGATGTTCAGGGATCAACGGCTGCGGGACAACTGGGCGTTGATCCACGCCGTGCATCAGGCTAACAAGTGGGAAGTTCCCGTCGCCATAGCATTCAACTTGTTTCATCAGTTTAAGGGCGCGAAAGCTCGGCAGTTGGGGTTTATGCTAAGAGGGCTCAAGAAATTGCATTCTGATCTTCAATCCACTCTTGAAGTACCCTTTTTCTTGTTCCAG GGTGAAGCTGTTGACACCATTCCAAGTTTTCTTAACGAATGTGGAGCTTCACTTTTGGTGACAGACTTTTCACCATTGCGGGAGGTTCGGCAATGGAAAGAGGAAATGTGCAAGAGAGTAAATGGATCAGTATCAATTCATGAAGTGGATGCACACAATGTGGTGCCTGTTTGGGTGGCATCGGACAAAGTGGAATATGGTGCTCGGACAATAAGGggcaaaataaacaaaaaacttcctgaatatttgattgattttccTGAACACATAACTCCAAAACGGAAATGGGCTTCCCCTAGTAATTTTATAGATTGGGATAACCTCATTGCACGTATTGTAAG GCAAGGAGCAGAAGTTCCTGAACTTGAATGGTGTCAGCCAGGTGAACAAGCTGCATTAGACGTATTGATGGGGGATAAAAATGGGTTCTTGAAAGTAAGAGTGAAGAATTATTTTTCAGACAGGAATAATCCACTGAAACCCAAAGCGCTGTCTGGCCTTTCTCCATATTTGCATTTTGGGCAGATATCAGCACAGAGATGTGCCTTGGAGGCACGAAAAGTTCGAAAACTCTATCCCCAG GCAATTGATGCATTCTTGGAGGAACTGATCGTCCGCAGAGAACTTGCTGATAACTTCTGCTTCTACCAGCCGCATTATGATTCATTACAAGGTGCTTGGGAGTGGGCGCGTAAGACTTTGATGGACCATGCCTCTGATAAAcgtgaacatatatatac GAGAGAGCAATTGGAGAAAGCGCAAACTGCTGATCCA CTTTGGAATGCTTCTCAGTTGGAAATGGTTCATTATGGAAAGATGCATGGTTTTATGCG GATGTACTGggcaaaaaaaattcttgaatggaCTAGTGGGCCTGCGGAAGCTCTTGCAACAGCAATATACTTGAATGATAAA TATCAAATAGATGGCAGGGATCCAAATGGTTACGTTGGATGCATGTGGTCTATATGCGGATTACATGACCAg GGATGGCAAGAGCGACctgtttttggaaaaatacGATACATGAATTATGCTGGTTGCAAGAGAAAATTCGATGTGGACGGCTATATTGCATATATAAAGAGGATAGTAAGTGAATGCAAGAAGAGGAAGGCAGAACAACCGCTGGTCAACAACAAAGCCAAAGAACTGCGTAGTTAA
- the LOC105164201 gene encoding uncharacterized protein LOC105164201 isoform X1 — MAATNATTAAAVETSAVSSDELAAKAAHKRFEGLVMVRTKAIKGKGAWYWAHLEPILVHNSDTGLPKAVKLRCSLCDAVFSASNPSRTASEHLKRGTCPNFASVPKPISSVPSSCSVSIASVPHTASISPSSPQPPHNHRKRSSGSRGGGGGGGGGNANSGGNVTSLPAHHVVTPLAIVDPSRFTVDLAYPPVVSFASSSVIIASASASPGGGGGCGLYGHQQQQQLVLSGGKEDLGALAMLEDSVKRLKSPKASAGPTLNKAQIDSALDFLADWVYECCGSVSFSSLEHPKFKAFLTQVGLPAISRRELVWSRLDGKYEEARAESEAKIRDAMFFQIAADGWKSKDHDHVGEENCVQLAVNLPNGTSVFRRAVFTTGYVPSKYAEEIMWETITEICGNAVQQCVGIVSDKFKAKALRNLENQHHWMVNICCQYQGFNSLIKDFGKELPLFKNVTDNCLKLTNFINNKSQIRHSFHKYQLQEYGHAGLLKVPLRGCERSDFGPVYAMVEDILSSARALQLVLLDESYKIVLLEEPVAREIEEMMRNPHFWNELEAVNCLVKLIKAMAQEIEMEKPRVGQCLPLWEELRVKVKDWCSKFHIVEGPVEKIINRRFKKNYHPSWAAAFVLDPLYLIRDTSGKYLPPFKCLTPDQEKDVDKLITRLVSREEAHIALMELMKWRTEGLDPVYAQAVQLKQRDPNTGKMKIANPQSSRLVWETHLTEFKALGKVAVRLIFLHATSCVFRCSWSLLKWASIHSHSRVGRDRAQKLVFISAHSKMEKREFPNDEDKDAELFAMENGEDDVLNEVFVDTSSV, encoded by the coding sequence ATGGCGGCAACGAACGCCACCACTGCAGCTGCGGTGGAGACCTCCGCCGTGTCCTCCGATGAGCTTGCTGCGAAGGCGGCGCATAAGAGGTTCGAAGGCTTGGTCATGGTACGGACGAAGGCAATTAAGGGCAAAGGCGCGTGGTACTGGGCGCACCTTGAGCCGATTCTCGTGCATAATTCTGATACCGGCTTGCCCAAGGCGGTGAAGCTCAGGTGCTCCTTGTGCGACGCCGTTTTCTCCGCCTCTAATCCGTCGAGGACCGCCTCCGAGCATCTCAAGAGGGGCACCTGCCCGAATTTCGCTTCCGTGCCCAAGCCCATTTCATCGGTGCCTTCGTCTTGTTCTGTTTCTATTGCAAGCGTGCCGCACACTGCTAGTATTTCTCCTTCTTCTCCGCAGCCGCCCCATAACCACCGGAAGCGCAGTTCGGGAAGTCgaggcggcggcggcggcggcggcggaggGAATGCGAATTCCGGTGGCAATGTTACGTCATTACCAGCTCATCATGTTGTTACGCCTTTGGCTATTGTTGACCCTTCTAGATTCACAGTGGATTTAGCGTATCCACCAGTGGTTTCATTCGCTAGTAGTAGTGTTATTATTGCATCTGCTAGTGCGAGTCCCGGCGGCGGCGGTGGTTGCGGTTTGTATGGGCatcaacagcagcagcagttgGTTTTGTCAGGCGGAAAAGAAGATTTGGGAGCTTTAGCAATGTTAGAAGATAGTGTAAAGAGGCTGAAGAGTCCCAAAGCATCTGCTGGACCGACATTGAACAAAGCACAGATTGATTCTGCACTTGATTTTCTTGCTGATTGGGTCTACGAGTGTTGTGGGTCGGTGTCATTTTCAAGCCTTGAACATCCCAAATTCAAGGCATTTCTCACCCAGGTCGGACTACCAGCGATTTCAAGAAGAGAGCTTGTCTGGTCAAGATTAGATGGTAAGTACGAGGAGGCCAGAGCTGAATCCGAGGCCAAAATTCGCGACGCTATGTTCTTTCAGATTGCTGCTGATGGTTGGAAGTCAAAGGATCATGATCATGTGGGGGAGGAGAACTGTGTGCAGTTGGCAGTGAATCTTCCGAATGGAACTAGTGTGTTCAGGAGGGCTGTTTTTACTACTGGTTATGTCCCGTCAAAATATGCAGAGGAGATCATGTGGGAGACCATCACTGAAATTTGTGGGAACGCAGTCCAGCAATGTGTGGGGATAGTTTCAGACAAGTTTAAGGCCAAGGCATTGAGAAATTTAGAGAATCAACATCATTGGATGGTTAACATTTGCTGTCAGTATCAAGGATTCAACAGTCTGATTAAGGACTTCGGTAAGGAGCTTCCCTTGTTCAAGAACGTGACTGACAATTGcttaaaattgacaaatttcatcaacaataAGTCTCAAATTCGGCATAGTTTTCACAAGTATCAACTTCAGGAATACGGGCATGCTGGCTTATTGAAAGTACCGTTGCGAGGCTGTGAAAGATCAGATTTTGGGCCTGTTTACGCAATGGTAGAGGATATATTGAGCTCAGCCCGGGCTCTTCAGTTAGTACTGTTAGATGAATCATACAAGATAGTGTTGTTGGAGGAGCCGGTTGCCAGAGAAATCGAAGAAATGATGAGGAATCCGCATTTTTGGAACGAACTAGAAGCAGTGAATTGTCTAGTTAAGTTAATCAAAGCAATGGCTCAAGAAATCGAGATGGAGAAGCCACGAGTTGGTCAGTGCCTGCCGCTCTGGGAAGAGCTTCGCGTGAAAGTGAAGGACTGGTGCTCTAAGTTTCACATCGTTGAAGGACCTGTGGAAAAGATAATCAACAGAAGATTCAAGAAGAACTATCATCCATCTTGGGCTGCTGCATTTGTACTCGATCCACTTTATCTGATCAGGGACACCAGTGGGAAGTACTTACCACCATTTAAATGCTTGACCCCTGATCAAGAGAAGGATGTCGACAAACTTATAACTCGACTCGTGTCGAGGGAAGAGGCTCACATTGCACTCATGGAGCTCATGAAGTGGAGAACAGAAGGGCTTGATCCAGTTTATGCTCAAGCTGTGCAACTAAAGCAGAGGGATCCTAATACAGGCAAAATGAAGATTGCCAATCCCCAAAGCAGCAGGCTTGTGTGGGAAACTCACCTAACTGAGTTTAAGGCGTTAGGGAAGGTAGCAGTTAGGCTGATTTTCCTTCATGCAACTTCATGCGTTTTCAGATGCAGCTGGTCTTTGCTGAAATGGGCTAGTATTCATTCTCATTCGAGGGTGGGAAGGGATCGGGCCCAAAAGTTAGTATTCATTTCTGCACATTCGAAGATGGAAAAGCGGGAATTCCCCAATGATGAAGACAAGGATGCAGAGCTTTTTGCCATGGAAAATGGTGAGGACGATGTGCTCAATGAGGTTTTTGTTGATACATCCTCTGTGTAA
- the LOC105164199 gene encoding methylsterol monooxygenase 1-1, translating to MLPYATVQEAEAALGRSLTAAETLWFNYSATKSDYFLYCHNIIFLFLIFSLFPFYYLFLEYFFKGSVGPYKIQPKVKMSFSDTLRCYKSVMRMFFLVVGPLQLVSYPSVKMIGVRTSLPLPSLWEIVLQLGVYFIVEDYTNYWIHRFLHCKWGYEKIHKVHHEYTAPIGFAAPYAHWAEILILGIPSFLGPAMVPGHMITFWMWIALRQIEAIETHSGYDLPWTPTKYIPFYGGPDYHDYHHYVGGQSQSNFASVFTYCDYIYGTDKGYRYQKKVLEQLRDGLKTNGEQIRVPHDVSTQGHKVD from the exons ATGCTGCCTTACGCCACCGTTCAAGAGGCGGAAGCGGCCCTTGGGAGATCCCTTACTGCAGCGGAGACTCTATGGTTCAATTACTCCGCCACCAAGTCGGACTACTTCCTCTACTGCCACAACATCATTTTCCTCTtcctcattttctctcttttccccTTCTACTACCtctttcttgaatatttcttTAAGGGTTCTGTTGGGCCTTACAAAATTCAACCAAAAGTGAAGATGTCTTTTTCTGATACTCTTCGCTGCTACAAATCGGTTATGCGCATGTTTTTCTTAGTTGTCGGCCCCCTTCAACTTGTATCCTACCCCTCCGTTAAG ATGATTGGAGTAAGAACAAGCTTGCCATTGCCTTCACTGTGGGAAATAGTACTGCAATTGGGGGTGTATTTCATAGTGGAGGACTACACAAACTATTGGATCCATAGATTTCTGCATTGCAAGTGGGGTTACGAGAAAATTCACAAGGTTCATCATGAGTACACTGCCCCAATTGGGTTTGCGGCGCCATATGCTCACTGGGCCGAGATTTTGATCCTCGGGATCCCATCTTTTCTCGGGCCCGCGATGGTCCCTGGCCATATGATTACATTCTGGATGTGGATTGCTTTGAGGCAGATTGAGGCTATTGAGACTCACAGTGG ATATGACCTCCCTTGGACTCCAACAAAGTATATTCCTTTTTACGGTGGTCCAGATTACCATGATTACCATCACTATGTTGGTGGACAAAGTCAGAGTAATTTTGCATCCGTATTCACCTATTGCGATTACATTTATGGCACTGACAAg GGATACCGCTACCAAAAGAAAGTCCTCGAGCAG TTGCGGGACGGGCTAAAAACCAACGGAGAGCAGATCAGGGTTCCGCATGACGTATCTACACAAGGTCATAAAGTTGACTGA